agattgatcatcttgtgcCATAGGCCATCTGAGAATCCTGAAGACCATGACCTctctgaagagaagagaagagaggaggtatAGAGGAGGTTTGCTCAGACCAAACCACAGCAAGCAAACAGAAACGTCACgtgaagcttgaacgcatatgcaTGCTCAACTAATCGCTTTAGTTTAACTTAGTTTCCATGGAAATACTAAGAAAAACATAAGAGCAACCTCCGTATCAATAAAGCAGCCTATTAATTCAAAATAATAGAAATTCCAAAATAACCCCAGGTCACAGAGAGAGTCAGCTGAGTGAGATGGCTGTCTTTGTGGTAATgcctttatgaacttctttaatgaaaagatttatgaacttctttaccGAAAAGATTTTAAATATAACTGACCAGACAAAATtcctgcccataaccagtgTGAATGCCTGGTGTGGAAATGCCCTTGAATGTATTGGATGGTTTTTAtttcaccattttttttttttctaacatGTTCAACGGTTTTTAACGCAAACGTTTTCCTTGACCCCTCCTTGacgatccccccccccatcctgacCTATTTACTAAGGGTTCTTGTCTCTCTGCTAACAGATATTCCCAACACTCTGCCAAGGTGGTCACAATTCAGGCTCTCCTGAAGACTCATCAaactcctgaagaagcccaccacCTGAATGAGCCTAAACCTGGATCCAGAAGATCCTCCCTTACTCTGcaatcctctccacctctccttcctctctccccttcctTTCAGCTGTGATTTAAAAAGTATTACAACATTTCAGACATCAATCATTCCAATGAGAAATTAACGagaaatggaaaagaaaacagcaCCTCTTAACACTTGTGCATGAGTtgatgtttgtatttgtaaacgatgacgcctgaTAACCACTACGTTAATCACGAGGTTCACCACAAGgtttctgtgcttggaccattttttatttatttatactttcctttgggcaatatatCAGGAAACAaaccataaactttcattgttatgcagatgacaccaactatatttatcgaacAAACCAGAGAGGAGAAccaccaactctgtaaaattcatatcttaaagacataaaacatggatgaaacttgcaacttcttgatgtaaAACCAGACAAAACAAgtaatttttttcccctgagCACTCTCgagtgatgtggattctgtagacggcattgccctggcaatcacactgtaaagaatcttaaTGGTTATATCTTTTTTGATCGACTTCCTTtaactccccaaaaaacaaatctcaaggactgcattctctatctaatattttaaaaaaaaaaaaatcttgtcttctcaaaaaaaagaaaaaattagtTCATTTTTCGAGACTTACTCTTACTTTTATTACTGCTCCTTATTAGCATAAATCTCTAATCTCTCTTaatccctccagttgatccagaatgctgcagctcgctgttcctcagaaaaaaagaaaaaaagagatcacACCTGCACTGCACTGCTGCTCACTGGCTcccaataaaaaaatcaaaatcatttcttcttttaattCTCTCTAAAGCCTTTGATGGTGATTGCTGAtgcatatcttaaggagcttgttaTTGCCCTCTGCATTGCCAGCCACTAAATGCGGCGCTCACTAAATGCTTCCTAGAGTTCCAAAATAGAGTAGAGAAAAATGTTTAGTTAGCAAGCCCTTTTATTATCAAGCTATTCACCTCCCACAGTCCAGAGGCAGTCAGTCACTCTtaagacctctttagaccttcCTTAGAAGTAGACAGAGTTGACAGAGCTTTGACAGAGCAGCCCCCCTGGCTGAGCTTTGCAGCTGCCTGGTCCAGCCAGCTGCCTTTGATAGACCTGGCcgctttttctctccttaggattcctttctctcttctctccattttctttttctctcctcaatTTTCATCTCAACTCTTACGTCTCCCTTCTGCTTTTTTGACTTAGTCCTCGCGGGGTCATCGGCTGCCTGGGTCTCATGGGGGGGTGTCtgatatctgcctgatggacctgTCTGATCGATCTggacactctcctcctcccctgtaccagtcctacctgtctcctcccaatcgtggaggtctccatcgtgaataTGCTACTGAACTATTCTAGGAGAGGATCTCCtctttgctctcctccaggttttcttccttttttccccctgggttatttgggagttttccttcCCCGTGTGgggtttggggcagggatgtctgtgtgtacagattgtagcgAAGAcaaatttgacatttgtatttgtaatatacaaatacaataaactgaattgaattgaattaatacatGACTGCATAGCAATTATTGAAGAAAACATGAAATGTTGcatgtttattaaaaaacatactgACAAGATTCACATTTGTACAgccatattatattacagtacaCAATATGAAACTACGTTGTATATGTCATGTTAGTTCTATAGCTACTGCTACAGTATGATACTTTTCACTGACATATACTTTCATTACATCTATTCCTGTGTaacacaacattttattttgattcttgtaaatacaaaaagaaaacgtTTCCCAATCATTTATGATAATACAATATATGATACAAATATGGCTAAGTAGCCTTGAAGCAATGTCAGATATAAAAGGACACTTCAAAAAGTATCTTACATGTGTTTTCTTAGTTTTACATCGACACAAACCATATTCTTATTATGCAAACTAAGACATTTATTCTTAAGCTTTTggtggtacctgtgtgtctgtctctacaAGTGCCACCTTTTAAATTGAGACAAAAAAGGCCATTAACCTCCATTATAACATTGTTTTTGAATTTAATATCAGTTTGAGTAGAGTAAATAACTTTTGtccctgaaaaaaaaaagcccttgtcctttaaaaactcaaataaatgactTTATAATTTATGTTTCTTTATCCTTTTTTGTCCTCCACAATCCTGCCATCCCTGAAATGTACAGGCGCTGCCAGACCCAACCCGAGTGTATGCCTATTATCTCCTGAGTCCTCCACACGTGTCTTTCCCATACACATCGCCACTGGGGGCCTTATAAGTTGGAGTCTGTCTCTGAGACAGGGTAGTAACCATTTCCAGTCATGGTAGCATCTCCCTCCGGAGCAAAGATGGCCAGCAGCTTCTCCTGCTCCCTCTTGGTTTTGGGTAAGGTGTCCGATGGTGTGATTAGCAGCTGGATGCGCTGTAGAACGTTAAAACAAGTGTTAACAagctcatgtatttatttaaaaaatcccaAATGGGTTAcgttcaagtcaagtcaaggtTCAGACGGGTTGGGGACAAGTTCACAGGAAAGTCTGGCACATATTGAAACAGGATAATCTGTTACCTCTCTGAACGTCCCTTGGGTGGTGCTGATCTTGTACACCATCCAAAGTGGAATGCAGACCATGGAGGCGAGAGCGAGCAGCCAGCCAATTGCATTACCCCACCAAGGGTACACATAGACGTTGTTGTACTTTAGAGGGGTGTATTTGATGAGGGAGAAGGCAAAGGTACCCTAGAGAGAAAATTAGACATGCAATACTATTGATGAAGAACGAATAACTGATTTCtacgagaggagagaagaagagaggagagaaggcctctgTTGCTGTCAGCCTTGATACTACTTAATTAGTTTGTAGATACTCACAATGCAAGTGGCCGGGGTGAAGAACAACCAACAGTACTTGAAGTAGCGTCCTGGACGGTAGCCAATCATGTCCTCAATGTTATCATAAAAGCGATCTGCACCTGGAGAAACAGAGTAAAGGCacgtaagtaagtaagtaagtcaaattaatttataatgcactttttagagacaaagtgtcacaaagtgcagtacagtagtcaattaaaacaatttggcaataacaggggctaaaacatttcaacagttaaaaaagcaaagtacaatacacagtaaaagatggtgtaataaaataaataaatagagaagacaaaaaacaagCCATAGAATATTCATATCAACCAAATgtcagtgtaaacaggtgtgttttgAGATGGAGCTTAAATGATGCTGTGGAAACAGCAAACCTTTAGGCAGGCAGCTTTCCACAGCTTTGGTGCTAATGCCTCAAACGCTGTGTCACCACGTCTATCTATGCTGATGGTAATCAACCGTTCCACAGCGTCTTCACTGGGAAACACTCACGAGACACATTCCTCCATGTTCACCAGTGAAAGGCGGCCTTTTCTGCTTGAGGACAGCTTACCATAGACCCATGCAATGCAGACACTTTCAAAGATGGCCATGAAGAGAAGACACATGCCACTGGCTGCATAGTAATCAAAGAGCTGGAACACATACATGCCTCCctacaaagagagagagcaaaagcaTCGAGTCAAAGTTACATCTGGAAAAACATCATGCTACAATTTTTTTTGATTTAAGACACGTTGGAAATGACTTAAAAACTAGAATCAAAGTTTAATGAATGCtcctaataataaaacatatatctACCTTAAGCCAGAACTATGAACAGGAAATAAACTAAAATCTGATGAAATTGCTTGTGTGACCATTCTAGAAACTTTTTTTCagcaatataaatatttatatatattttgttgcatGTTTCTGTTGAGTTGCAGGCGAGGATTTGTCTTGATAAAGTTGAAAGGTTCACTCCCGTTAACACATTCACTCACATATATGTGACCCACAGATAGAGATAGTGGGCACACTGGAATGACTGGGTTGTCTTCATCCATGAATTGTCAGTACCGACGCACTGGACGCACAGGTGAGAGCAGTAGACACCGCAACGTGGTGGATATCAGATAAATCTACTGTTCTGCCGTTGATATTGAAAGATTTACAAGTGTGCGAATGCGATTTTAAATGACCGAAGCCCAAAAACTGGAGACTTCAGACATGCTTGAGACTTACCTGAGACGTGTTGCACACAACCTGTGACTTGTACTTACAAAATGAAGACCTGTTGACACCTCTGCAGAGCATTCATGTTTCCAGCTGTGCAGAGGTGAAACCATGTCAACTAGGTTGAACTAAGTAAGAGCTCATTTCAGCAGAACAAGGCATCCTGTGCTGGTTCACCCCTAAACAACCATCAGGTGCACCTACCTCCATCAGCATGATGAGGCCcatgaagaaggagaggaggaccaAGGCTAACAGGAAGAGCTCCCTGCGGTTTTTACGGCGGAACACGGTGGGGTACATGTCGACTATTGCTGTCACCAGGCTCtcgacacacacaaactgatgggggagagggaggagggaggaggaggagaagcgtgAAGGGTCGAGGGGGGAGATAGGAGAGAGGCgtgaggggacgagaggacgaggggagagaggaaaggggatgaggaggaagagaagagaggcgtGAGTGggcgagggggagagaggagaggggacaagggggagagaggagagagaagaggggacggGGGAGAGAGCAAAGGGgacgaggagagaaagaagagaggcgTGAGGGGATgagtgggagagaggagaggtgtgaggaggcgagggggaagagaggagaggggacgagggggagagaggtgtgagaggccgagggggggagaggagaggcgtGAGGGATCGAGGGAATagatgggagagaggagaggggatgaggagggagagaggtgtgagaggtcgagggggggagaggagaggcgtGAGGGATCGAGGGAATAgatgggagagaggaaaggggacgaggagggagaGTAGAGAAGCGTgaggtgggagagaggagagaggagggtggacaagggcggagagaggagaggttgaTCAATAAATGAAGTATTTAGATCCTTTAATtatgtacaaatacaaataaaacgctGAAAATAGTCTTGAATTGAAAATGTTCCTTAAGTAAAAGTACATCAGTAAAAACAGGAACATTTACTTATTAAAAGTTAAAGTACCAAATGTCATGAgaaatactttattgatcctgaGTGGGAAATTGGGATGTTACAGTTGCCCTTATGTATAAGAAAAATAGAAAGGCTATCTAAAATGTAATTATGCATAATTTACAGTGTAAATAGTAAATAAAAACGCTAACAGTTGGGATCTATTAAGTGTGTTGAATATAAATGCAAGAATAGTATAAATAGGAATAAGaatattgtttaaaatgtaaaagtacaTTCAACAAATGTAaccaaaacataaatatataaattaaaggCAATGCATCATTCTAAAATGTGTGTTGTCTTGTTCAAGACAAAGTCAATTCACACCTGTATAGTCTCAGTCATCAATGCCGTGGTAGAAAACAAGAGGTGTTTCATTGACCCGAGGTACGTACCTGACTGTCGAGCCCCAGGAAGACGATCATGATGAAGAAGAGGGCGGCCCACAGAGGAGAGAAAGGCATCATGCTCACAGCGCGCGGGTACGCAATGAAGGCCAGGCCGGGACCTACGGGGGcattcacaaacacatcatGTTCTATTCCTTTTCTCTGAGTGTTGAGTGCACGGGAGGAAAAAAAGCCTCACCAGATACTGCCACCTCTGAGATAGGAACATTCTGCTCATAGGACATGAAGCCCAGGATGGAGAAGATGGCAAAGCCCGCTACAAAGCTGGTGGCACTGTTCAGAAAGCACAACGCGATACAATCCCTGCAACAGAAGACCCACAATTCACAGTGAGGGAACAGACGTAGCGCACGAGATGTTATAACTCTGTCATgattcctcctggtcacatgacatccttctatccatcctggagagggatcctcctctgttgctctcctgaaggtttcttccctttttcttccCCGTGAaagcattttgtaatttttggggagtttttcctgatccgatgtgaggtcaaaggtcagggatgtcgtatgtgtacagattgtaaagccctccgagtcaaatttgtaatttgtgatatttggctCTACAAACTGagttgaattgaacatttcaggaTCAACACACACCTGATGATGAAGGTTCAAAGTGAGACTTATTTCCCATATAATACCATGTCAAATATGTTCTAGGGAAGAAACTCCGGTGAATATGAGCATGTACATTATTTTACCTACCGGTAacagttattgttgtatttgttgtagcTTCCCAGAGCAGTCAGTGACCCTAAACAGATGGCGTAGGAGAAGAAGATCTGGGTGCCAGCATCCATCCACACCTTACACAAAAggcaaaacaaacaataaagctctggaactaaagggatgccgAGGCCGGTGGAGGCGCGCAGACATTACTTTGGTTGGTGTACAAACATGAGCATTCTATGTGGATTTAGATCATCCAAAGTGAAAACATTCATAATCATTGACTGATGTCGTTGCGCAATCGTAAACTGCCAAACGTCCTTAATCGGTTATGTTTGTCTCGACATTGATTAACGACCCACGCTTCCATAAATACAGAGCGCAGGAACTCAGAACTCATCCTTTATCCCGTGCACACAAAAAATGGCTTTAAAAAATCAacgggaatgaacaatcaggagatatggagagagaaggaaatggCCGATTTTAATTGTTGGTTTTATGTATTTCCTCTGACTTGTTTGGCACAGTTTTTAGCATGCGACGAAACAGGAGTGAGACGACTCAATAAAAGCCGAAATGAAGCAATAAGAGACACGTGGAATGTTTTGGGGACTCTCCAGAGCTCTTCTGAATGCAGTCGAGCAGAGCCAGTTGAGCCCGGCTAGCTGACCGCGGCTCGGTCCTGGTAGAGCTCGTGTTTGCGCTCCCTCGTGGTGTCCTGAGTGACCCCGCATTCGAGGCCCTGCCGTGTCTGCCTCTTTCATGGAGAGCAGATGGACCCAGCAGAAACGAGGCTCCCTAGCAGAGAACCATGGGATAGCTGCATCTGGTGCGCCTTCGCCCACAGGGAGCAGTGCATCTTCTAAAGGCCCGCGTAGGGATTCTATTGGTTCTGTGTATTGGTGATGAAGGAGGGTCTGCATTTAGGCTTGCGTTACGTATGCTCTGTGGGTGACATCGTGGTACCTGAGGGTCGAGCAGGCGTCCCAGGTCTGGATAAAGGTAGAACTGGATGCCGATCCCAGCACCGGGCAGGGTGAGCCCCCTGATCAACAGCACAATCAGCATCAGATAGGGGAAGGTCGCCGTGAAGTAGACCACCTATATAGACACACGCATACAGCGTTGATGCAGTATGCAAACAATTAAagaaacatccatccatccatcgggGGTcgcggggagggaggggggccgTGACCGATGAATAAAgagtagggctgtcaatcgattaaaaaaatttaactaattaatcacatttttttttttttattaattaaaatcgCTGATGTCGCttaaaaagttgtttttttttttaagacacaattttttttttttttcaagttttttttttttaattgtcacatccccttttatacaagtaatTTCGTTCGAAAAAAAATTCTTATAACacccagaaaaaaaaaagagcaaaaaaaaaagaaaaaataataataacaaatataacaaaaacacaaaaaaagaaaaaagaaagaacaatatatataaaacagtgtaatagaatatacatcatgacaatatatatatataaaacaatgtaataaaatatacactttttgagactatatatatatatatatctatatacatacaatatatatatataatatatatatatataaacaatgtaataaaatatacaccatggccatagatattcgcagaatatgttctggtgtgtagtgttaatgagggtctccaGTTTGTTTCAGGCCTGATGATGGCTGACTGAAAAAAgtctgtccttctgtttgtgcggcacacTTGACTGTGCGGTATGCCCTGCCTGACGTGAGAaggaacagtttgtggccgggtggttgtttcttttgtttttccggCCGTTTGCCCCCCTGCACCGCTTGTGGTGGATGTGGAGAGTCCACTCAACTCCAACGATGTATCACGACCCGACCTCCACTGTCTCTGTAGCCCTCCGCCGGTGCAGGCAGTGCAGTGGACGGACCAGTCCTGTcagcaacctgtcagaacactgtGTAGgtatgttctgaggatgcggggagGATGGttgggccatgttgaatttcctctaATCGCTAAAGGATTGGGGCGTTTGGTTTgggtcttggtgtgtgtgtggtggtgtgcgtcctgaggaggtgagatgagagATGTGCAAGCTGCtgctctctctgctgctctctTCTCTGTTGGGGTCTGTGGAGatggctctctcctctccttcccaccCAGAGCCCTCAGCTCCTTGGACTTTGACACTTCacactgtgttttcaaagaggctcagcctatataaattaattatacAGTAATTTAATATAAATGGATGATAAAttctttcttcagtgaaacatcagattagtaaaaatatggccttggtaactggactgacattcaaatatcacGTTAACCTCTGAGGGCTGGgggttttttatacatttaaaaaataaaattcattcaccgtttaaagtctttttgtGATGACACCCCCCCCGtgtatacatcaaacattccagaacaatctcagctctgaaatgaggctcattgtccctccgcgtgttctctggtttctctgactgacaggctgctaaatgagcctaacctgtgagtgggaggtcctttgtttACTACTGAGTGTTTTGGttatttttttccccgaaaaagagaacaaaacaaACGGATTGAACGTTGAAGGTTTCGAGTTGGTTCGTTCTCTTTCGTCACCGACACGCTCCCCTCTCCgccctgtgttgtgtgtcagggaggaagagggagaggaggaggaaaggaactGATTCATCATTCAACCGAAGTtaaactgattttattttcgcggagaaataattgttttaaaacgaAACAGTGTCAAAACCGCTGcgccggtttaaaaaaaaaaaaaaaaaaacattgcgtTAAAATATAAGTGCGTTAGTCGCTTAGCAATTAATTTAACGCGTAACGCGTTAACACCTAATAAAGAGACATGCCGaagagaacaaataaataccaGATGTCATCCTTACAGTGGTCTACGGTCAATAaaaagggtcacagggtcacccACCTTTCCTGTGGATTTCACCCCCTTCCAGATGCAGAAGTAGCACATGACCCAGGCGATGAACAGACACAGGACCAGGTCCCAGTTCAGAGAGCCCATGTGGTCGAGGCCCTGGGAAATCCGGAGCACTCTTCTCCTGCACAGACAAAGGAACGCGGAGGTGATGCATCGCTGTCGTTTTCACCACCGCGCGGGGATCACCAAGAGTGAGGCGAGGCGCTGCGTAAAACTCACTCCCAGAACTCGATGACGGGAGAGGTGGCATTCGGGTCGATTGTTTGTTCAATTGAGGTGTTTCTCCTCTGTAACTCCACGCAGTttgctgggaaaaaaaagaaaaaacgagCAAAATGTTGTAATTAAACGCATCGGAAAAAAACGTCAGGGGACCCCCCCTCACCCTCGTGTATTTTGAAGGCCACTTGTTACCTGTGTTCCAGGTGTTGTTGCAGGACGCCCAGGCCAGGTCCCAGGAGAAGGAGTAGGACAGGTAGAAAATGCCCCAGGCCAGAACAATGATGTAGTAGAAGTTCAGCAGAGTCACGATCACCTGGGTGCCGTAGCCGAGACCTGCAGGGTATTCAAATCAAATCTTCGTTATTTTCCAAATGTGTACGCTTCGCCAGGTTCCCTCCGTGGCTTTGTGTTCACCGACCTTCAAACAGCGGACTGATTTTCCTCCAGCAGGTAATGCCTCCCTCGCTGGTGTACTGGCCCAGAGCTACCTCCAAGAAGAAGACGGGAACACCGCAGGTGAACAGGAAGATCAAGTAGGGGATGAGGAACGCACCTGAGTTGAAAAAGAGCAGAGGATTCTGGGTAAAGgtaacccagggccttcttgtaCTGCAATAAATCCTCCAAAATGTACAGTCAATTGGCTCAAATAAGGACAAATGGTCCAAAAAGCccactttgagtgtgtgtgtgtgtgtgtgtgtgtgtgtgtgtgtgtgtgtgtagtatcatgCAGAGCAAGTCTTAAGGCAACTGTACAAGATACACAATTACATAATAGTGATTCATGGAAAAACCTTCTCCGCCCTTCTTGGATTTGCTATTACTAATTACATATTACCTACTACATGCATGTTTTCGTGtgctcattttaaaatgtttctaCTGTTGGCAACAGATCACCTTTTAAATAATCCCGACCTTCATTACCTGGTTTGAATAAACCTACATTAATTCCCAGAAGCAAACTATTTACTGTTTTAAGACCACACATCCCTAAATGATGTAGAATTTAGTACATGAAAATACACCTTGTACTTGGATTTAACATGCCTGAACGAACTAAAGCTGTATTATAACTCTCAATGAAGACCAAGAAGAAAAGTTGTGAACAAAAAAGTTTCTTTAATTGGCATTTGGTGCTGATGTCCCGCCGGGTGTCCGAGGATGTTTGGCGTGCTCAGAGTTCCGCCGCTCTGTGGGAACAGCTGCTGTGAGCAAGGAGCAACAACAGCTGCCTGACCCGCTCGGCCCTGAACACTGACACCCCATGGAGGGATAAAGTGGGGCGTCCGATTGAGCACTTACACAAGTATAACCAATGGGGTCTGAGttgtgattatatatatatatatatatatatatatatatatatatatatgtgtgtgtgtgttttttaaaactttttcttACCTGAGCTCAAGTGAGTAAATTGATTGAGAGATTCTGAAAAGGACCCTCGGGTGTTTTTCCGAGTGCCATATATGTTTTTTGCATGCATTTACTCCCAATTGCACGTCAGCTATCATGAATTGTCCACTTATTtagtgcataaaaaaaaaactgtaaaaattgACTTTAAAGGTGCACTGGAGCAATATTGAattattagcattattattattcaagtcATTCATTAGAAATTAACTCCTAGAAGGGGACATGAGCTCCACTCACCGCCTCCATTCTTGTAGCAGAGGTAAGGGAAGCGCCACATGTTGCCCAGgccgatgatggagccggcgacggacaAAATGAACTCCATCTTGTTGCTCCACTGGCCCCGCTCCTCCATCTTATCCTCCGACGGGGGCTTCTGGCCCTTGGCTTGGTCGATGCCATTTGGGGCGCACGCCTTGACAGCGTCACCTGCAAAGCGGGACGGGAGGATTGCAGCATGGTTAGAGAGGCCTGCAGCGAAGATGTCCTAAAGAAAGGCACCAAGGAGCTCCAGATGCAGAGCGGGAGACAGTGGAATAATGTAGTTTTACGACACATATATAACATGTTCCATCTGAAGATATGTATTGTAACGCAATTCTCATCCTTACCGTAAACAGAACAAATACAGCAATTAAAAAAGCAACATAATTGACCTTAAATCAATCTAAATTGAACTGATAATCTCCGGATAGTGAGTGTGCACCATGTGTCGCTCACCTTTCATCGCAGTGCCACTGGATCTCCTGTGTGTGGCTCTCGTCTCTGAAACGCTCTCTGGAGGTGTATCAGTAAATGCTCAAGTTTTAGGAATTTAACCGAACTGGAGTGAGGGGCGGGGGCTTGTAATGCTAAACTGAGGCCagcctctttcttcctctcttcctttgcTCTCGTCGGCCCCTTTCGGAGCAAAGTACATGACTCCATGCTTAAAATAAGGTGCACGGTAGGATGACACCGGAGCGGTCCGTGTAGTGTCGGTGTCTGCGCCAGAGaaccgctgctgctgccactgcagGAGCAAAACACTAAATGAATCACGCATTTCAATAATACAAATCATATCTCCTAATGTTTGCTTTCAGAAAAGATGATAATAACGTGATTTGGATTTTGGGTTCCATACTTTTCCGTTCTGCAATACAGTGCGTCCCAATTTCATGTGTGAGGTTCAGGTTTTTTCCATTCGAATTAGAAATCTATCAATTATAAATTAAGGTATTTGATGGAAAGAGCTCATATTTGAATCTACATCTGCTTTACACATTGCTTAATTTAATATTGGCGCCTAgctgatggatggagggagaagggaagccataaaagggaaaaacaaatCACAGAAATTATAAAGTATGACATAAAGTGATTATTATCAAAATGCTTTTGTGGCTCAGTCTGACATTCCACTGACAGGCACAACATGCAGCGGGAGAGGAAGATGTGGCGTTATGAGATGACAGGACGGGCGTTACGCAATCAATTATGTATCATTATGGTTCATTACGTTGATGCCTCGCCGCCCCTCGTGATCACATATTTTCTAACTCTCCCAGTCAGCAGTGGCAGAGGTGAGCGACTCAGGCGGAGGGCGAAAAGCAGCTCGGGTCAGTTCCCACCGGATTTGACTCGGCTGAGTTCAAAGTGACAGGGAATCAACCTCTCAATGACACGGGCATAAATCACCATTGAGCCCTCAGAATTTGACCCACCAATCGTTCTGACATTTCAGCCC
This is a stretch of genomic DNA from Pseudoliparis swirei isolate HS2019 ecotype Mariana Trench chromosome 10, NWPU_hadal_v1, whole genome shotgun sequence. It encodes these proteins:
- the LOC130200819 gene encoding sodium- and chloride-dependent GABA transporter 2-like isoform X1 → MKGDAVKACAPNGIDQAKGQKPPSEDKMEERGQWSNKMEFILSVAGSIIGLGNMWRFPYLCYKNGGGAFLIPYLIFLFTCGVPVFFLEVALGQYTSEGGITCWRKISPLFEGLGYGTQVIVTLLNFYYIIVLAWGIFYLSYSFSWDLAWASCNNTWNTANCVELQRRNTSIEQTIDPNATSPVIEFWERRVLRISQGLDHMGSLNWDLVLCLFIAWVMCYFCIWKGVKSTGKVVYFTATFPYLMLIVLLIRGLTLPGAGIGIQFYLYPDLGRLLDPQVWMDAGTQIFFSYAICLGSLTALGSYNKYNNNCYRDCIALCFLNSATSFVAGFAIFSILGFMSYEQNVPISEVAVSGPGLAFIAYPRAVSMMPFSPLWAALFFIMIVFLGLDSQFVCVESLVTAIVDMYPTVFRRKNRRELFLLALVLLSFFMGLIMLMEGGMYVFQLFDYYAASGMCLLFMAIFESVCIAWVYGADRFYDNIEDMIGYRPGRYFKYCWLFFTPATCIGTFAFSLIKYTPLKYNNVYVYPWWGNAIGWLLALASMVCIPLWMVYKISTTQGTFRERIQLLITPSDTLPKTKREQEKLLAIFAPEGDATMTGNGYYPVSETDSNL
- the LOC130200819 gene encoding sodium- and chloride-dependent GABA transporter 2-like isoform X2 → MKGDAVKACAPNGIDQAKGQKPPSEDKMEERGQWSNKMEFILSVAGSIIGLGNMWRFPYLCYKNGGGAFLIPYLIFLFTCGVPVFFLEVALGQYTSEGGITCWRKISPLFEGLGYGTQVIVTLLNFYYIIVLAWGIFYLSYSFSWDLAWASCNNTWNTANCVELQRRNTSIEQTIDPNATSPVIEFWERRVLRISQGLDHMGSLNWDLVLCLFIAWVMCYFCIWKGVKSTGKVVYFTATFPYLMLIVLLIRGLTLPGAGIGIQFYLYPDLGRLLDPQVWMDAGTQIFFSYAICLGSLTALGSYNKYNNNCYRDCIALCFLNSATSFVAGFAIFSILGFMSYEQNVPISEVAVSGPGLAFIAYPRAVSMMPFSPLWAALFFIMIVFLGLDSQFVCVESLVTAIVDMYPTVFRRKNRRELFLLALVLLSFFMGLIMLMELET